TAGATTTTACCAGATCATTTAAACTCTTTCTTAAATAATGTAGCTCCAAACTTTAGATACCCATAATTGCTCCAAATAACTCACTATACGAGATAAATAATTGTTCATTTTATAAACAAACCTGTACAATATAGGCAATGAAAAACATAGGGTTATCACCCATCAGACTATAGGTATGCAAAAGGAGAGCAGGTCATGCTTAAAAATTATGTGACAGTTAAAGGATACGGAGAAAAAGAAATAGTTATAGATAAATCAAGATTCATTGGTTATGTTCAACCCGCAGAGAATGAGGAGGACGCTCTAGCCTTTATTGAACAAATTAAGAAGAAGCATTGGGATGCCACTCATAATTGCTCAGCATACTTAATAGGGGAGCAGGATCAGTTTCAGAAAGCCAATGATGATGGTGAACCGAGTGGAACGGCAGGGAAGCCGATGTTAGAGGTGCTAAAGAAGCAAGGATTAAAGGATGTTGTTGTCGTTGTTACTAGATACTTCGGAGGAATTAAACTTGGCGCAGGCGGGCTTGTACGAGCTTATACACAGTCCACTGTACAGGGGTTAAAGGCTGCTCAGATTATTGAACGCTCTTTGCATCATTTAATTCATGTTACAATTGATTATACTCTTCTAGGAAGAATAGAGAATGAAGTGCGCGGAATTGACCAGTGGATTATTAAACATATTGATTACTTAGATAAGGTTACTCTACAGATTCTCGTTCCTGATGATCTTGTAGAATCGTTTAAAGAGAGAATGGTTGATTTAACAAGTGACCAATGTGAACTGGCATTTACAGGTGAGGATTATGTCGATCGTATTGTTGAATGAGATTACAACAAATAAATATTTATATAAAAATCTACGGGTCAGCCTTAAGAATAAATATTCTCAAGGCTGACCCGTATTTTACGTTCTCTTACTTTTCTTACAGACTAGGTATCTTTCTAGCTTTGTGCATGACCCTCATCATTATAGCAGCTGCTTCAGCACGAGTCAGGTTCATTTTTGGATCAAAGTAATAGGTCGCTCTTCTTTGATCAGGTTGCATCATATTAGGCTTACCTTCAATATAACCTGCTCTATTTACAGCTAGTACTGCTGGAATTGTGTAATCCCCAAAGTTATGAGTGTCAGTAAATGTTTTTTCAAGATTTTGTCTAGCACGATCTACATTTGTTTCTAGCTTCAAGTTGGCCGCTCTCGCAATCATAACAGCAGCATCTTCCCTTGTAATATTACTATTAGGCTGGAAGAAGCCTTGCAGGTTTCCACGAACGATACCTACCCTTGCCGCTGTCTCGATGTATTTATAAGCATATAGTCCATCATTATTAGAAGGGTTACTTCTAATTACATCCACAAATGTACCTGTACCTTCATAATCTAAAGGTATTTCGAATGCTTTAACAAGCAATGAAGCAAACTCACCTCTGGAAATGGATTCATTGGTCACAAATCTCGTGCTTTCCTTTGGTTTCATAATTCCTTTTGAGAACAGTGTATCTAAGAAATCTCTAGCCCAAGGATGTCCAATAATATCATCGTAGGAACGATCCATATACATGACTACATAATAACCAAACTCATGAACCGGCACGGTTATTGTATTGTTTCTTTGATTAACAACTCCACCAATATTGTTCCATTCAAATCGTGTGTCTCCTCTGTGATCCTCGTTAAACCCATAATGATACACAGTGACATATCTCCAAGCAGATTGAACAATGTTTGGATTGTAGGTTAGCGTCAGTTGACCTGGCTGAGACGGTACATAGAGATCACTTGCTTCGTTATCATGACGGTTAAAGAACTCATGCCCTCTTTCATAAGGATCAAGTCCACCTTGGAATGGCTGGTTTCTATTCGCAATTCCAGCATCTATCCAATACATTGGGCTAACTGGTCTGAACTTATCTGTAGGCTCTCTCAATCTATTATAAGCTACATCCCATCCACTCTCCGTTAGGAATTCAGAGCGCTCACCGGCTAGAGGATGTAAATATTTATTTACCCTGCCATCGAATGGATCAGCGATTCCCACTAAGATATTGTGATTAGGAGAAAGAGATTGATCAGGCTCTCTCGTATCTTTTTTATGGAGAATGGTTCCTCTTGGAAACCTTAAATCAAAGCCTCTGTCAAATGCTCTAATTCTTCCGTTTGAGATATTCTCCTTAAATTCAGCACCAATTACAGCTGTATCAGCATTCACTAGAGTAATGTTAGCTGTATCTTCTCTAGATCCTCGTACAACAGTGAAGGAGATGGTATTATTTCCTCTTCTCAAGCCTGTAGCTTCAAAAACAAATACTTCGCGCTCCCCATCTTGTAGCCTTATGGTTTGTGTTTCTGTAACCTCTAGGTTTCTACCGTAAATGATTTTATCTGCTCCTTCAGCCTCTACATAAAATCTACTGTAGTTCCCATTAACAGTACCTCTATTCGTAGTAGGGTTAATGAGTGGATAGTGAACCTGATAAGATAATGGCTCACGAACAACCTCTAACATTCTCGTACTGAACAAACCAGATCGATTTGTTACTGTTATCTCAACAATATACGTTCCGCTTCCCTCCATTTGAATTGGAAGAGAGGAGATACTACCACTTAAGTAATCTCCAGTTTGAGTAAAGTTTCTTGTCGCATTATCTAGGATAGCTCGGTTTGACTGATCGTCTACTCTATTGAAAGCATTTCCTTCCCAACGATAAACCTCAAAGAACTCATTATCTTCATGGGGATCATTAACAACTACTCTAACTTCTTCAGCGTTGGCAAAGCTTGTTTCAAAGTGAAATTCTTTCTGATTCGTGTGATATCTAGAGTCTTGTCCATCAGCACGAATAAATTTGCCATCCTCTATAAGATCAGGGTGAATATTTAATCGAGCTACATTGGGTACGTTATCTTCAAAATAAAGCAGCTCATATCTAAACGTTGCTACAGGAACTGCTGATCCCGTATTAAAGAACTCAATTTCCAATACATTTACCCCACCAATAAAGCTGCTTGCACTTACTGGTGTTGTAATCATACCTGTACCTATGTTTTTCGTTAGCTCACTATCATTAAACTTAACTCTAATATTTGACCATGCGTTTTGTGGAATATTTACTGGAACAAGCTCAAAGTTAGCGGGTAGATCCGCTAAACGGCTAAATACCTGCCCATTAAATACATTTTGCGCATAAACGTAAGGGGTAGGGTTAAAGTTAATTAAATAACTTTTAGAGCCTACATTATACTCCGTGGTTCCTGCTCCCCCTGCTCCCAAAGGTACGAAACGCAATGTACTTCTACCTTCGGGTAAACTATCTCGACCCAGACTAACAGTAAGTGTACCTGTTCCCATAACTTCAGCCACATGACCAGCTTGATGATTTGTATAAACACGTACACCTGTAGCATTCTGCCTAGTGTTTACAGTAAACTCTATTTCTTCGTTTGTTAGGTTAATTTCCGTACCATCAAATAATGGAGTTCCACTTTCTGCTAATTCAACACTTTCAATGTATGGATAATTGTTGTTAACATAATGATAGACAAAATTTTGTGTGTGAGCATCTGTTCCTGCATTCCCATTAATTAAGAATTGAACATCTAGAACCTGCCTAGATTGTCCCTCGTCAATAGGAAAGCCGTTAAGTGCCACGTTACGAATGATATAATGATCGTTTCTTTCTACTACTGTCCTAGGTACAGCAGTTCCTCCACCTACTGATACATCAACAGTCCCTGCTGCCAAGTTGTTGAGTTCAATATAGAAATCTTGAAGCTCTTGACCATTTAAAACAAATCGGATTTGATTATGAGCAAGTGCGCTTCCCGTTTTATTTACTTTTATATCAGTAGTTATATTGAGGTTATACGGTGCTGCTGCTCCACCTGTAAAGTTAGGCTGGGTATAAAGCATAACTTCACCTGTTGTAATATTTGGCCCTCCAGTAGCTCTTGTATTAAATAAGAAGGCACGTCCATTATTATAAACAAACTCTCTTTCTGTACGGTACGTTCTTGCGTTATTTCTTGCAACTATTTCAACAGAGTTATCCCCTGGTCTTAAGATAAGATTCGTATTGCGATCACCTGCCGAAAAGAAAAACTCGCCAGTTGTTGGGTTAAACAAACTAGATCTAAACCCTTCACTATTTCCAGTTGTATATGCTCTAACCTCTGTAGAGTTGGGAGCCGTACCACTTATCCAAACGGAGTTTTGTCCGCCTTGATTCGTTTCAGGTACAAATATTCCATTAGAAAACAACTGATCATTTATTCTCAATTCTTGGATTGAAGTAACATCCGTAAAGTTAACCCATGCCGGTACACTTCTAGGTCTACTTGGTGTATTTAGAACAACAGTAATTCTGTTAAGTCCCTCTGTTAACTCAACATTTTCAAATCGAACACGTTGATTTGAAAGCACCTGTGGGGGATTGTTTGTAAATTCCCTAACTGTCCCTGTATCCATGTTCTTCACTTCATAATACATATTAGAAATGTTATCACTTGAGATACTATTGTATTCTACCTCTACGCTAACCAGTCTTGATGTAACATTAGTTGGTGCGTTTCCTGAAGCAGATGCATGACTCCAATTTGGTCGCTCAACCCCATTTGTAACCGTACTAGGTGCTGTATTAAAATTCGTAACCTTCATAAATGCTGCATTTGCTTCTGCCTCATACGGAGGAATCAGTGTTATAAGCATTATGACAGCAAGCAAACCAGAAATGAGTTTCTTAAAGTGCCTCACCATAATCTCCCCTTTGTAGTTGTGTTCGTTAGACCTTATGAAACCTATCCATTATCCCAACGACAGTCTTCTACTCTATATATCGACAAATCGGCGAGCCACTTAAAGACTAAATCTTAAATTCTTCCATTTTTTTTGATAAAATTCATATAATTGCTCCACACGAAAAAAAGACCCTGCTACAATACAAGTAAAAAATAGCACAGTCCCCTTTTATCATAAAGCTACATCTTTGTGTTAATTATCATTAAAAAATGTACAAGTAAAAGCCTTAATATGAAAATCCAACTATCTCTCTTTTCTTTTCGCCTTACTCCGTTTCTTCCATATTATAAGTCCAATAATCGTTAAAGCTAAGCACCCACCAACAAAATCTAAAACAACATCTTGGAAAGCACCTGTACGGGAATCCATCTGAGCCTGATTCAACTCATCTATCGAAGCTACAATTATAACGGATAAAAGACTGATCAAAGCGATCCATCTAAACCTCGGTTTATTCGGGTAGGGAATAAAAGCAACACAGGCAAATGTAGCTAATAACCCGTACGCAAAGAGATGGGCTGATTTACGAAATATGAATTCGACGAAGCGGAACGGGTCTTCTTTGGATTCTATTTTAACCACTCCGTAGGACACACTTACGTCAGGTAAGGTTTCTCTAAGCTTATCTTCGGTAATGTAGTCCATGAGCCTAGGCTGTATGCTTTGCTGCTCAAACGATTGATTGGATACAGTCATAATAACGGCTATCCATAGGATAAAGGGTAGGATAAATAGGATGCGTTTTAATACAGTAATGGTGGTTCACTCCTTAAATGTAAATCTATTGCTTCTCTATATGATTGTCATGAGCTATCTATATAATTGGAACTCTACCTATTGAGAGTGAGGTTATGGTCATAGTTTTGGTCATAGTTACTAATGTTCATCTTCCCATCATATCCTTGCTTGGAACGATGGTCAATTTACATAAAATAAAGAGACCTACCCATGAGCTAAGCTGCACATCCAGATAGCTAGAGTAAGTCTAACTATTTGAAACTGCCTCAAGCCTAAAGTCATCGGGAAGGTCTACTTTTATAATAGCCCAAATTAATTAATTATCTGATCTAGTCTGGTTTAATAAGGCCATGCTCTAGTAAGCTATATATAATAGAAAGTTACTTATAAGCTTCATGGCCATTCAACAAAACTTATACAGGAATTCTCAAACGATCTACAGCAGGGCGACCAATGGAATGATACGTAAAGCCTTTTTCTAGCATCATCTCTAGGCTAAAGCAATTCCGTCCATCTATAATTAGTGGTACTTTGAGCTTTGATTTTGCCTGCTCTAAATCTAGCTGTAGAACCTCCTGCCACTCTGTTAGGATCAAGCACGCGTCACTACCCTCTAAGACTCCATACAAATCGGTAGAGTAAGCTATGTTTTGCTGTTGCTCCTGACTCAGCTTCATGCTGAACTCCTGCTGAGTTGCTGGAATGGCTATTGGATCGAAGGCTTTAACGTTTGCCCCTGCTTTGATTAACTCAGGAATTACAGTTAACGATGGTGCGTAACGGATATCGTCTGTGTTCGGTTTGAAGGCTAGGCCTAGAACAGCTATTGTTTTTCCATTCACGTCTCCCATGATTTCCTTAGCCTTATGAACGACAGCATATTTCTGTTGCTCATTCGTTTGAATCACCGATTGAACAAGCTTAAGGTCATAGCCTACCTCTTGAGCGATATGCACCAAGGCCTGCGTATCCTTAGGGAAGCAAGAGCCTCCATACCCAATACCTGCCTGTAGAAACTTAGACCCAATACGACTATCCATGCCCATTCCTTCTGCCACATGAGTCACATCTGCTCCAACTCGCTCGCAAATGTTTGCAATATCATTAATGAAGGAAATTTTTGTGGCTAAAAAGGCGTTTGCGGCGTATTTAATCATCTCAGCACTCTCTATATCTGTACGAAAGATCGTTGTGTGAAAAGGCTCGTGTAAATCAGCAATGATTTGACCCGCTTGGTCGTTATCTGCTCCTATTACCGCTCTTTCCATGTTCATGCAGTCCTCTAGAGCAGAGCCCTCTCTTAAGAACTCAGGATTAGAAACAACGTCAAAATCTACACAACTGTCCTGCACATGCTCCTTAATTATGCTCTTGACCAATTTGCCAGTGCCTACAGGAACGGTGCTTTTGTTGACGATGATTTTATAGCTGTTCAGCTGCTGTCCAATCGTCTTGGCTGCTGCTTTGACATAGGATAGATCCGCTTCGCCAGACTCAGACATCGGAGTCCCTACGGCCAAGTAGATAATTTCAGACTCTTGGATCGCTTTAGGGATATCTGACGTGAACGAAAGCCGCTTCTCTTGCTGGTTTTTCTTAACCATATCCTCCAGTCCTGGCTCATAAATAGGGATTTCTCCTTGCTGTAAACGCAGGATTTTTCCTTCATCAATATCACAGCAAATTACCTGATTGCCAATCTCGGCAAAACATGTACCTGACACTAAGCCCACATAACCTGTTCCGAGTACAGCTATTTTTTTCATGATGTGATCCTATCCTTTCATTACAAGCTGGCTTTCATAGACTTCCTTTAAGTAATCCAGAACATCATTTTTTAAATCAGCTCTCTGCAAGGCGAAGTCGATCGTGGCCTTGATAAAGCCGAATTTATCTCCAACATCATAGCGAATTCCTTCGAAGTTATACGCTAGAACCGCTTGGGCTTCATTGAGTCGTTTGATCGCATCTGTCAGTTGAATTTCTCCACCGGCGCCCGGCTCTTGATTTTCTAGGATATCAAAGATCTCTGGACGCAGAACGTATCGACCCATAATAGCAAAGTTTGAAGGAGCTTCCTCTAAAGCAGGCTTCTCCACTAAGGAGTTTACATGAATTACGTTCTCCTCGATCTGATTGCCCATCGGACTGACGATCCCGTATTTAGAGACATCAGCGTCTGGCACCTCCTGCACCCCTACGACGGAGCAGTTATATCGATTATGAATATCTATTAATTGCTTCAAGCAAGGCTTATTTTCCGATTGAACGATATCATCCCCTAATAACACAGCAAAGGATTCCTGACCGATGAACTTACGCGCACACCAGATCGCATGACCTAATCCGTTTGGCTCCTTTTGACGGATGTAATGAATGTTGGCTAGCTCTGAAATTTTACGAATTTCCTCTAACTGACCGAATTTCTTTTTGGCCTCTAATGTTTCCTCTAGCTCAAAGGATTTATCGAAATGATCCTCAATGGAGCGCTTATTCCGACCACTGACGATGATAATATCCTCAATGCCTGACTCCACCGCTTCCTCAATAATATATTGAATAGTAGGTTTGTCTACGATAGGGAGCATTTCCTTTGGCTGAGCCTTTGTCACAGGTAAAAAACGAGTTCCTAATCCAGCTGCTGGTATAATCGCTTTTTTCACATGCATGGGTATAAGCCTCCTTAGATTCTAGTTGGTTGATGATGATATTCCTTAAACCACTCAACAAATGTAGCCAAGCCTTGTGCTATAGATGTAGACGGCCTGAACTCGACCGCTTCCTCCAGCTCTGAAATATCGGCGTAGGTCGCCTCCACGTCACCAGGCTGAATCGGTAGTAATTCCATATTCGCCTTCTTGCCGATTAATTCCTCTAATGTTTGAATAAAGCTAAGTAATTCTACTGGCTGATTGTTTCCTATGTTGTACAGCTTATACGGAGCATAGCTTGAGCTTGGATCTGGATGCTCTCTGTCCCACTCCTTATTCGCTTGAGGGGGCTTGCCGATCAAACGTACGATTCCCTCCACAATGTCATCAATATACGTAAAATCGCGGCGCATTTTTCCATGATTAAATACTTTAATTGGGTCTCCAGAGACGATGCTTTTTGTAAAAAGGTAATACGCCATATCCGGCCTGCCCCATGGCCCATAGACCGTGAAGAAGCGAAGTCCAGTCGTTGGGATTTGGTAGAGGTGGCTATAGGAATGAGCCAGAAGCTCATTCGACTTTTTCGTTGCCGCATAAAGACTAACAGGATGATTGACCGGATCTTGTACGGAAAAAGGCATCTTCGTATTTGCCCCATAAACAGAGCTAGATGAGGCATAGATCAGATGCTCAACGTTCTGCTGGCGACAGCCCTCTAGTAAATTGGAGAAGCCTACTAAATTTGCATCAATATACGCTTTGGGGTTCTTCAAGCTGTATCGTACTCCTGCCTGTGCCGCAAGATTGATCACATGAGTGAAGGAATGAGCGTCAAACAGCATGTTCATGCGGGCATCATCCGCTAAATCAGCTTTCATGAATGTAAAGTTAGCATAGTCTAACAACTGATTTAGACGTTTTTCCTTCAGTAGCGGATCATAGTAGTCGTTCAAGTTGTCGATCCCGACCACCTGATACCCGTTAAGCAACAATCGCTTCGTTAAGTGCATCCCGATAAATCCTGCTACTCCTGTCACTAGTATTTTCATAAGCTAACCCTCTCCTGAGCGATTCCTTTAGCACTTGGCGCATTAGATACCGTTTCTTTGAATACCTCTAGCACTCGCTCTTGCTGCTCGGAAGTTAGATTTGAGCCTGAAGGTAAGCATAGCCCATCTCTAAACAGCTCCTCTGATACGCTTCGCCCTTCATGCCGATAGTAGCGGCAGCCTGTAAACAGTGGCTGAAGATGGAGCGGCTTCCACACAGGACGAGCTTCAATATTCTCTAGCCCTAGGGCATGAATGAGATCTAACCTTGTGACACCCAGTTCAGCTTTATCTAGCGTTAAGGCCGTTAGCCAACGATTAGAATAGCTCTCCTGTAGCTCAGGCATAAATACAATGCCCGCCCACGATCTTAATTCCTCTTCATAGCGTTGAAATACGTTCCTTCTAGCTTGGACACGGTCATCTAACACTCTTAACTGACCTCGACCAATTCCAGCTAGGATATTACTCAATCGATAGTTATAGCCAAGCGTCTGATGCTGATAATAGATTTCCGGTTCCCTCGCCTGTGTAGCCAAGAACTTAGCTCGCTGAATCGCTTCTTTATTGTCCGAAACGAGCATCCCCCCACCTGACGTGGTAATGATTTTATTTCCATTAAAGGAGAATACACCAAATTGACCAAAGGTTCCCGTTTGATTTCCCTGATACGTAGAACCTAGTGATTCTGCGGCATCCTCTACTATAGGGATACCATACTGCTGACATAAGGGACGAATACGACTGTAATCTGCGCTTTGACCATAGAGATTGACTACGACTAGCGCTTTAGGAAGCTTGTTCTCTCGCTTCGCTTCTATGAGTGCCTCCTCTAGCGCCACTGGTGACATGTTCCATGAGTCTGGCTCGGAATCAATAAAGACAGGTTCAGCCCCTTGATATAGAAT
This genomic stretch from Bacillus horti harbors:
- a CDS encoding YigZ family protein, whose amino-acid sequence is MLKNYVTVKGYGEKEIVIDKSRFIGYVQPAENEEDALAFIEQIKKKHWDATHNCSAYLIGEQDQFQKANDDGEPSGTAGKPMLEVLKKQGLKDVVVVVTRYFGGIKLGAGGLVRAYTQSTVQGLKAAQIIERSLHHLIHVTIDYTLLGRIENEVRGIDQWIIKHIDYLDKVTLQILVPDDLVESFKERMVDLTSDQCELAFTGEDYVDRIVE
- a CDS encoding S-layer homology domain-containing protein, with product MRHFKKLISGLLAVIMLITLIPPYEAEANAAFMKVTNFNTAPSTVTNGVERPNWSHASASGNAPTNVTSRLVSVEVEYNSISSDNISNMYYEVKNMDTGTVREFTNNPPQVLSNQRVRFENVELTEGLNRITVVLNTPSRPRSVPAWVNFTDVTSIQELRINDQLFSNGIFVPETNQGGQNSVWISGTAPNSTEVRAYTTGNSEGFRSSLFNPTTGEFFFSAGDRNTNLILRPGDNSVEIVARNNARTYRTEREFVYNNGRAFLFNTRATGGPNITTGEVMLYTQPNFTGGAAAPYNLNITTDIKVNKTGSALAHNQIRFVLNGQELQDFYIELNNLAAGTVDVSVGGGTAVPRTVVERNDHYIIRNVALNGFPIDEGQSRQVLDVQFLINGNAGTDAHTQNFVYHYVNNNYPYIESVELAESGTPLFDGTEINLTNEEIEFTVNTRQNATGVRVYTNHQAGHVAEVMGTGTLTVSLGRDSLPEGRSTLRFVPLGAGGAGTTEYNVGSKSYLINFNPTPYVYAQNVFNGQVFSRLADLPANFELVPVNIPQNAWSNIRVKFNDSELTKNIGTGMITTPVSASSFIGGVNVLEIEFFNTGSAVPVATFRYELLYFEDNVPNVARLNIHPDLIEDGKFIRADGQDSRYHTNQKEFHFETSFANAEEVRVVVNDPHEDNEFFEVYRWEGNAFNRVDDQSNRAILDNATRNFTQTGDYLSGSISSLPIQMEGSGTYIVEITVTNRSGLFSTRMLEVVREPLSYQVHYPLINPTTNRGTVNGNYSRFYVEAEGADKIIYGRNLEVTETQTIRLQDGEREVFVFEATGLRRGNNTISFTVVRGSREDTANITLVNADTAVIGAEFKENISNGRIRAFDRGFDLRFPRGTILHKKDTREPDQSLSPNHNILVGIADPFDGRVNKYLHPLAGERSEFLTESGWDVAYNRLREPTDKFRPVSPMYWIDAGIANRNQPFQGGLDPYERGHEFFNRHDNEASDLYVPSQPGQLTLTYNPNIVQSAWRYVTVYHYGFNEDHRGDTRFEWNNIGGVVNQRNNTITVPVHEFGYYVVMYMDRSYDDIIGHPWARDFLDTLFSKGIMKPKESTRFVTNESISRGEFASLLVKAFEIPLDYEGTGTFVDVIRSNPSNNDGLYAYKYIETAARVGIVRGNLQGFFQPNSNITREDAAVMIARAANLKLETNVDRARQNLEKTFTDTHNFGDYTIPAVLAVNRAGYIEGKPNMMQPDQRRATYYFDPKMNLTRAEAAAIMMRVMHKARKIPSL
- a CDS encoding VanZ family protein, which gives rise to MTVLKRILFILPFILWIAVIMTVSNQSFEQQSIQPRLMDYITEDKLRETLPDVSVSYGVVKIESKEDPFRFVEFIFRKSAHLFAYGLLATFACVAFIPYPNKPRFRWIALISLLSVIIVASIDELNQAQMDSRTGAFQDVVLDFVGGCLALTIIGLIIWKKRSKAKRKER
- the tuaD gene encoding UDP-glucose 6-dehydrogenase TuaD, with translation MKKIAVLGTGYVGLVSGTCFAEIGNQVICCDIDEGKILRLQQGEIPIYEPGLEDMVKKNQQEKRLSFTSDIPKAIQESEIIYLAVGTPMSESGEADLSYVKAAAKTIGQQLNSYKIIVNKSTVPVGTGKLVKSIIKEHVQDSCVDFDVVSNPEFLREGSALEDCMNMERAVIGADNDQAGQIIADLHEPFHTTIFRTDIESAEMIKYAANAFLATKISFINDIANICERVGADVTHVAEGMGMDSRIGSKFLQAGIGYGGSCFPKDTQALVHIAQEVGYDLKLVQSVIQTNEQQKYAVVHKAKEIMGDVNGKTIAVLGLAFKPNTDDIRYAPSLTVIPELIKAGANVKAFDPIAIPATQQEFSMKLSQEQQQNIAYSTDLYGVLEGSDACLILTEWQEVLQLDLEQAKSKLKVPLIIDGRNCFSLEMMLEKGFTYHSIGRPAVDRLRIPV
- the galU gene encoding UTP--glucose-1-phosphate uridylyltransferase GalU; its protein translation is MHVKKAIIPAAGLGTRFLPVTKAQPKEMLPIVDKPTIQYIIEEAVESGIEDIIIVSGRNKRSIEDHFDKSFELEETLEAKKKFGQLEEIRKISELANIHYIRQKEPNGLGHAIWCARKFIGQESFAVLLGDDIVQSENKPCLKQLIDIHNRYNCSVVGVQEVPDADVSKYGIVSPMGNQIEENVIHVNSLVEKPALEEAPSNFAIMGRYVLRPEIFDILENQEPGAGGEIQLTDAIKRLNEAQAVLAYNFEGIRYDVGDKFGFIKATIDFALQRADLKNDVLDYLKEVYESQLVMKG
- a CDS encoding NAD-dependent epimerase, whose amino-acid sequence is MKILVTGVAGFIGMHLTKRLLLNGYQVVGIDNLNDYYDPLLKEKRLNQLLDYANFTFMKADLADDARMNMLFDAHSFTHVINLAAQAGVRYSLKNPKAYIDANLVGFSNLLEGCRQQNVEHLIYASSSSVYGANTKMPFSVQDPVNHPVSLYAATKKSNELLAHSYSHLYQIPTTGLRFFTVYGPWGRPDMAYYLFTKSIVSGDPIKVFNHGKMRRDFTYIDDIVEGIVRLIGKPPQANKEWDREHPDPSSSYAPYKLYNIGNNQPVELLSFIQTLEELIGKKANMELLPIQPGDVEATYADISELEEAVEFRPSTSIAQGLATFVEWFKEYHHQPTRI
- a CDS encoding DegT/DnrJ/EryC1/StrS family aminotransferase, with amino-acid sequence MKQAVKERIYLSSPHLGEEEQLFVQAAFTSNWIAPLGPNVDAFEEELAAYVGSGHAAAVSSGTAAIHLALELLGVTKGDVVFCSSLTFVASANPILYQGAEPVFIDSEPDSWNMSPVALEEALIEAKRENKLPKALVVVNLYGQSADYSRIRPLCQQYGIPIVEDAAESLGSTYQGNQTGTFGQFGVFSFNGNKIITTSGGGMLVSDNKEAIQRAKFLATQAREPEIYYQHQTLGYNYRLSNILAGIGRGQLRVLDDRVQARRNVFQRYEEELRSWAGIVFMPELQESYSNRWLTALTLDKAELGVTRLDLIHALGLENIEARPVWKPLHLQPLFTGCRYYRHEGRSVSEELFRDGLCLPSGSNLTSEQQERVLEVFKETVSNAPSAKGIAQERVSL